A region from the Vespula pensylvanica isolate Volc-1 chromosome 9, ASM1446617v1, whole genome shotgun sequence genome encodes:
- the LOC122631885 gene encoding dynein axonemal light chain 1-like isoform X2: MAVVKATTCKEAIRRWEEENKQDPATAKEVVLSFQWLPIEKMDNSLACLTGCEKLSLSTNMIEKITGLEPLGDTLEELWISYNYIEKMKGISAMRNLRALYMSNNLVRDWLEFSRLQELTNIRDLSFVGNPLYDSLEIDQWRLEVARRLPHLEKLDGEPIIRTEDNTCINQTMLIKNDGSSSNSKIPEEMP; encoded by the exons atggcAGTCGTCAAGGCAACGACTTGTAAAGAAGCTATACGACGTtgggaggaagaaaataagcaGGATCCTGCGACTGCAAAAGAAGTTGTTCTAAGCTTTCAATGGCTTCCTATCGAAAAGATGGATAATTCTTTGGCGTGTTTAACCGGATGTGAAAAATTATCTTTGTCGACGAATATGATCGAAAAGATAACAg GTCTCGAACCACTTGGTGATACTTTAGAAGAACTTTGGATTTCCTacaattatatcgaaaaaatgaaGGGAATCAGCGCAATGAGAAATCTTCGAGCATTGTATATGTCTAATAATTTGGTGAGAGATTGGCTCGAATTTAGCAGATTGCAAGAACTTACAAATATTCGAGATCTATCTTTTGTTGGAAATCCATTGTACGATAGTCTTGAG ATAGATCAATGGAGACTGGAAGTTGCCCGACGTCTTCCTCATCTGGAAAAATTAGATGGTGAACCAATTATACGAACCGAAGACAATACATGCATTAATCAGACAATGTTAATTAAGAACGACGGTTCCTCTTCAAATTCGAAAATTCCTGAAGAAATGCCATAg
- the LOC122631885 gene encoding dynein axonemal light chain 1-like isoform X3, whose product MAVVKATTCKEAIRRWEEENKQDPATAKEVVLSFQWLPIEKMDNSLACLTGCEKLSLSTNMIEKITGIEELWISYNYIEKMKGISAMRNLRALYMSNNLVRDWLEFSRLQELTNIRDLSFVGNPLYDSLEIDQWRLEVARRLPHLEKLDGEPIIRTEDNTCINQTMLIKNDGSSSNSKIPEEMP is encoded by the exons atggcAGTCGTCAAGGCAACGACTTGTAAAGAAGCTATACGACGTtgggaggaagaaaataagcaGGATCCTGCGACTGCAAAAGAAGTTGTTCTAAGCTTTCAATGGCTTCCTATCGAAAAGATGGATAATTCTTTGGCGTGTTTAACCGGATGTGAAAAATTATCTTTGTCGACGAATATGATCGAAAAGATAACAg GAATTG AAGAACTTTGGATTTCCTacaattatatcgaaaaaatgaaGGGAATCAGCGCAATGAGAAATCTTCGAGCATTGTATATGTCTAATAATTTGGTGAGAGATTGGCTCGAATTTAGCAGATTGCAAGAACTTACAAATATTCGAGATCTATCTTTTGTTGGAAATCCATTGTACGATAGTCTTGAG ATAGATCAATGGAGACTGGAAGTTGCCCGACGTCTTCCTCATCTGGAAAAATTAGATGGTGAACCAATTATACGAACCGAAGACAATACATGCATTAATCAGACAATGTTAATTAAGAACGACGGTTCCTCTTCAAATTCGAAAATTCCTGAAGAAATGCCATAg
- the LOC122631878 gene encoding locomotion-related protein Hikaru genki isoform X2, translating into MLENVAALTLRTKAFCYRGRFYSCEIFANALDLSNSLRREVVVVARMLIEDGGRRREATTERTRACLKHRKGCGNALSTCFVIFLIALMITSEFSDAKQLEKRILQRGCKLEGLHPLLIVTYKNITVSVDKITVPHGERVMVRCRELGKYKLIGDPSLHCRNATWNGKLPSCVPTTAISNYTDPEDVPPTIVFGLPAGSAAIEPTGTLAVFPGSILHLECLFARRLGNPEWTWTSTFRQYLTGWAIAAKERDWKYRLSIYYAKVQDSGVYTCSTPRGLANSIRVHVVDVQCPVINLPEGPLVGKIEGARMGHSANFECPLGYRLEGASMITCQYNGMWSGDIPRCEAITCPPIDLPSDTWLQLLEHNNSFGGRAVFACMWGHKLLGSQSIKCEGDGTWNGSMPTCFEITCPSPSLPRSGRIVDQMLQSTRRKHHRNRIYKVGALVKFACLPGHQLIGEASVICTENGTWSHQSPVCKVRCPYPGDPPHGRISPLKFWYTPGDNIQVTCSPGYVTPLEPVRKPTCRENGIWSAPPPPCRSYKDV; encoded by the exons ATGCTCGAAAATGTAGCCGCATTAACGTTGAGAACGAAGGCGTTTTGTTATCGAGGACGATTCTACAGCTGCGAGATATTCGCGAATGCTCTCGATTTATCTAATTCGTTAAGGagggaggtggtggtggtggccaGGATGTTGATCGAGGacggaggaaggagaagagaagcgaCGACGGAAAGAACGCGTGCGTGTTTGAAACACAGAAAAGGATGCGGCAACGCGTTATCAACTTGTTTCGTGATTTTCCTGATTGCGTTGATGATAACCAGCGAGTTCAGCGATGCGAAGCAATTAG AAAAGCGAATTTTACAACGAGGATGCAAGTTGGAAGGCTTGCATCCACTTCTCATCGTTACTTACAAAAATATCACCGTATCA GTAGACAAAATTACGGTACCTCATGGAGAACGTGTTATGGTGAGGTGTCGTGAGCTTGGCAAGTACAAGCTCATCGGTGATCCATCGTTACATTGTCGTAATGCAACGTGGAACGGGAAGTTGCCGTCTTGCGTACCTACAACGGCTATTTCCAATTACACCG ATCCAGAAGACGTTCCACCGACGATCGTCTTTGGATTGCCAGCAGGTTCAGCGGCAATCGAGCCGACGGGTACGCTTGCAGTATTTCCAGGAAGCATTCTTCATTTGGAGTGTCTTTTTGCTAGAAGATTAGGTAATCCAGAATGGACGTGGACGTCGACGTTTCGTCAATATTTAACGG GCTGGGCGATCGCTGCGAAGGAGAGAGACTGGAAGTATCGACTGTCGATATATTATGCCAAAGTGCAGGATTCAGGAGTATACACGTGTTCGACTCCACGAGGCCTAGCAAATTCTATAAGAGTTCACGTCGTCG ACGTTCAGTGTCCAGTAATAAATTTACCAGAGGGACCGCTGGTTGGTAAGATCGAAGGCGCTCGGATGGGTCACAGTGCTAATTTCGAATGTCCCCTGGGATATAGATTGGAAGGTGCCTCGATGATAACGTGCCAGTATAACG GAATGTGGTCAGGAGATATACCACGTTGCGAGGCAATAACGTGTCCACCGATAGATCTTCCCAGTGATACGTGGTTACAGCTACTAGAGCACAACAATAGTTTCGGTGGCAGGGCTGTATTCGCTTGTATGTGGGGTCACAAATTATTAGGATCTCAGAGCATCAAGTGCGAAGGGGATGGCACGTGGAACGGATCCATGCCGACTTGTTTCG aGATCACGTGTCCGTCGCCATCTTTACCGCGAAGCGGTCGAATCGTCGATCAAATGTTGCAATCTACTCGTAGAAAACACCATCGTAATCGCATCTATAAGGTCGGCGCTCTCGTTAAATTTGCCTGTTTACCGGGACATCAACTGATAGGAGAAGCATCTGTAATTTGCACCGAAAATGGCACGTGGTCGCATCAATCGCCAGTTT GTAAAGTAAGATGTCCATATCCTGGCGATCCTCCGCACGGTCGGATTTCACCGCTGAAATTTTGGTATACACCAGGTGATAATATACAA GTGACATGTTCTCCTGGCTATGTTACACCTTTGGAACCTGTCAGAAAGCCAACTTGTCGAGAGAATGGAATATGGAGtgcgccaccaccaccatgtCGTTCTTACAAAGATGTTTGA
- the LOC122631878 gene encoding locomotion-related protein Hikaru genki isoform X1, whose protein sequence is MLENVAALTLRTKAFCYRGRFYSCEIFANALDLSNSLRREVVVVARMLIEDGGRRREATTERTRACLKHRKGCGNALSTCFVIFLIALMITSEFSDAKQLEKRILQRGCKLEGLHPLLIVTYKNITVSVDKITVPHGERVMVRCRELGKYKLIGDPSLHCRNATWNGKLPSCVPTTAISNYTGDPEDVPPTIVFGLPAGSAAIEPTGTLAVFPGSILHLECLFARRLGNPEWTWTSTFRQYLTGWAIAAKERDWKYRLSIYYAKVQDSGVYTCSTPRGLANSIRVHVVDVQCPVINLPEGPLVGKIEGARMGHSANFECPLGYRLEGASMITCQYNGMWSGDIPRCEAITCPPIDLPSDTWLQLLEHNNSFGGRAVFACMWGHKLLGSQSIKCEGDGTWNGSMPTCFEITCPSPSLPRSGRIVDQMLQSTRRKHHRNRIYKVGALVKFACLPGHQLIGEASVICTENGTWSHQSPVCKVRCPYPGDPPHGRISPLKFWYTPGDNIQVTCSPGYVTPLEPVRKPTCRENGIWSAPPPPCRSYKDV, encoded by the exons ATGCTCGAAAATGTAGCCGCATTAACGTTGAGAACGAAGGCGTTTTGTTATCGAGGACGATTCTACAGCTGCGAGATATTCGCGAATGCTCTCGATTTATCTAATTCGTTAAGGagggaggtggtggtggtggccaGGATGTTGATCGAGGacggaggaaggagaagagaagcgaCGACGGAAAGAACGCGTGCGTGTTTGAAACACAGAAAAGGATGCGGCAACGCGTTATCAACTTGTTTCGTGATTTTCCTGATTGCGTTGATGATAACCAGCGAGTTCAGCGATGCGAAGCAATTAG AAAAGCGAATTTTACAACGAGGATGCAAGTTGGAAGGCTTGCATCCACTTCTCATCGTTACTTACAAAAATATCACCGTATCA GTAGACAAAATTACGGTACCTCATGGAGAACGTGTTATGGTGAGGTGTCGTGAGCTTGGCAAGTACAAGCTCATCGGTGATCCATCGTTACATTGTCGTAATGCAACGTGGAACGGGAAGTTGCCGTCTTGCGTACCTACAACGGCTATTTCCAATTACACCG GAGATCCAGAAGACGTTCCACCGACGATCGTCTTTGGATTGCCAGCAGGTTCAGCGGCAATCGAGCCGACGGGTACGCTTGCAGTATTTCCAGGAAGCATTCTTCATTTGGAGTGTCTTTTTGCTAGAAGATTAGGTAATCCAGAATGGACGTGGACGTCGACGTTTCGTCAATATTTAACGG GCTGGGCGATCGCTGCGAAGGAGAGAGACTGGAAGTATCGACTGTCGATATATTATGCCAAAGTGCAGGATTCAGGAGTATACACGTGTTCGACTCCACGAGGCCTAGCAAATTCTATAAGAGTTCACGTCGTCG ACGTTCAGTGTCCAGTAATAAATTTACCAGAGGGACCGCTGGTTGGTAAGATCGAAGGCGCTCGGATGGGTCACAGTGCTAATTTCGAATGTCCCCTGGGATATAGATTGGAAGGTGCCTCGATGATAACGTGCCAGTATAACG GAATGTGGTCAGGAGATATACCACGTTGCGAGGCAATAACGTGTCCACCGATAGATCTTCCCAGTGATACGTGGTTACAGCTACTAGAGCACAACAATAGTTTCGGTGGCAGGGCTGTATTCGCTTGTATGTGGGGTCACAAATTATTAGGATCTCAGAGCATCAAGTGCGAAGGGGATGGCACGTGGAACGGATCCATGCCGACTTGTTTCG aGATCACGTGTCCGTCGCCATCTTTACCGCGAAGCGGTCGAATCGTCGATCAAATGTTGCAATCTACTCGTAGAAAACACCATCGTAATCGCATCTATAAGGTCGGCGCTCTCGTTAAATTTGCCTGTTTACCGGGACATCAACTGATAGGAGAAGCATCTGTAATTTGCACCGAAAATGGCACGTGGTCGCATCAATCGCCAGTTT GTAAAGTAAGATGTCCATATCCTGGCGATCCTCCGCACGGTCGGATTTCACCGCTGAAATTTTGGTATACACCAGGTGATAATATACAA GTGACATGTTCTCCTGGCTATGTTACACCTTTGGAACCTGTCAGAAAGCCAACTTGTCGAGAGAATGGAATATGGAGtgcgccaccaccaccatgtCGTTCTTACAAAGATGTTTGA
- the LOC122631878 gene encoding locomotion-related protein Hikaru genki isoform X3: MLENVAALTLRTKAFCYRGRFYSCEIFANALDLSNSLRREVVVVARMLIEDGGRRREATTERTRACLKHRKGCGNALSTCFVIFLIALMITSEFSDAKQLEKRILQRGCKLEGLHPLLIVTYKNITVSVDKITVPHGERVMVRCRELGKYKLIGDPSLHCRNATWNGKLPSCVPTTAISNYTEDVPPTIVFGLPAGSAAIEPTGTLAVFPGSILHLECLFARRLGNPEWTWTSTFRQYLTGWAIAAKERDWKYRLSIYYAKVQDSGVYTCSTPRGLANSIRVHVVDVQCPVINLPEGPLVGKIEGARMGHSANFECPLGYRLEGASMITCQYNGMWSGDIPRCEAITCPPIDLPSDTWLQLLEHNNSFGGRAVFACMWGHKLLGSQSIKCEGDGTWNGSMPTCFEITCPSPSLPRSGRIVDQMLQSTRRKHHRNRIYKVGALVKFACLPGHQLIGEASVICTENGTWSHQSPVCKVRCPYPGDPPHGRISPLKFWYTPGDNIQVTCSPGYVTPLEPVRKPTCRENGIWSAPPPPCRSYKDV, from the exons ATGCTCGAAAATGTAGCCGCATTAACGTTGAGAACGAAGGCGTTTTGTTATCGAGGACGATTCTACAGCTGCGAGATATTCGCGAATGCTCTCGATTTATCTAATTCGTTAAGGagggaggtggtggtggtggccaGGATGTTGATCGAGGacggaggaaggagaagagaagcgaCGACGGAAAGAACGCGTGCGTGTTTGAAACACAGAAAAGGATGCGGCAACGCGTTATCAACTTGTTTCGTGATTTTCCTGATTGCGTTGATGATAACCAGCGAGTTCAGCGATGCGAAGCAATTAG AAAAGCGAATTTTACAACGAGGATGCAAGTTGGAAGGCTTGCATCCACTTCTCATCGTTACTTACAAAAATATCACCGTATCA GTAGACAAAATTACGGTACCTCATGGAGAACGTGTTATGGTGAGGTGTCGTGAGCTTGGCAAGTACAAGCTCATCGGTGATCCATCGTTACATTGTCGTAATGCAACGTGGAACGGGAAGTTGCCGTCTTGCGTACCTACAACGGCTATTTCCAATTACACCG AAGACGTTCCACCGACGATCGTCTTTGGATTGCCAGCAGGTTCAGCGGCAATCGAGCCGACGGGTACGCTTGCAGTATTTCCAGGAAGCATTCTTCATTTGGAGTGTCTTTTTGCTAGAAGATTAGGTAATCCAGAATGGACGTGGACGTCGACGTTTCGTCAATATTTAACGG GCTGGGCGATCGCTGCGAAGGAGAGAGACTGGAAGTATCGACTGTCGATATATTATGCCAAAGTGCAGGATTCAGGAGTATACACGTGTTCGACTCCACGAGGCCTAGCAAATTCTATAAGAGTTCACGTCGTCG ACGTTCAGTGTCCAGTAATAAATTTACCAGAGGGACCGCTGGTTGGTAAGATCGAAGGCGCTCGGATGGGTCACAGTGCTAATTTCGAATGTCCCCTGGGATATAGATTGGAAGGTGCCTCGATGATAACGTGCCAGTATAACG GAATGTGGTCAGGAGATATACCACGTTGCGAGGCAATAACGTGTCCACCGATAGATCTTCCCAGTGATACGTGGTTACAGCTACTAGAGCACAACAATAGTTTCGGTGGCAGGGCTGTATTCGCTTGTATGTGGGGTCACAAATTATTAGGATCTCAGAGCATCAAGTGCGAAGGGGATGGCACGTGGAACGGATCCATGCCGACTTGTTTCG aGATCACGTGTCCGTCGCCATCTTTACCGCGAAGCGGTCGAATCGTCGATCAAATGTTGCAATCTACTCGTAGAAAACACCATCGTAATCGCATCTATAAGGTCGGCGCTCTCGTTAAATTTGCCTGTTTACCGGGACATCAACTGATAGGAGAAGCATCTGTAATTTGCACCGAAAATGGCACGTGGTCGCATCAATCGCCAGTTT GTAAAGTAAGATGTCCATATCCTGGCGATCCTCCGCACGGTCGGATTTCACCGCTGAAATTTTGGTATACACCAGGTGATAATATACAA GTGACATGTTCTCCTGGCTATGTTACACCTTTGGAACCTGTCAGAAAGCCAACTTGTCGAGAGAATGGAATATGGAGtgcgccaccaccaccatgtCGTTCTTACAAAGATGTTTGA
- the LOC122631885 gene encoding dynein axonemal light chain 1-like isoform X1 gives MAVVKATTCKEAIRRWEEENKQDPATAKEVVLSFQWLPIEKMDNSLACLTGCEKLSLSTNMIEKITGIGTLKNLKILSLSRNVVKSFSGLEPLGDTLEELWISYNYIEKMKGISAMRNLRALYMSNNLVRDWLEFSRLQELTNIRDLSFVGNPLYDSLEIDQWRLEVARRLPHLEKLDGEPIIRTEDNTCINQTMLIKNDGSSSNSKIPEEMP, from the exons atggcAGTCGTCAAGGCAACGACTTGTAAAGAAGCTATACGACGTtgggaggaagaaaataagcaGGATCCTGCGACTGCAAAAGAAGTTGTTCTAAGCTTTCAATGGCTTCCTATCGAAAAGATGGATAATTCTTTGGCGTGTTTAACCGGATGTGAAAAATTATCTTTGTCGACGAATATGATCGAAAAGATAACAg GAATTGGTACGTTGAAAAACTTAAAGATCTTGTCGCTGAGTCGTAATGTGGTGAAAAGCTTTTCAGGTCTCGAACCACTTGGTGATACTTTAGAAGAACTTTGGATTTCCTacaattatatcgaaaaaatgaaGGGAATCAGCGCAATGAGAAATCTTCGAGCATTGTATATGTCTAATAATTTGGTGAGAGATTGGCTCGAATTTAGCAGATTGCAAGAACTTACAAATATTCGAGATCTATCTTTTGTTGGAAATCCATTGTACGATAGTCTTGAG ATAGATCAATGGAGACTGGAAGTTGCCCGACGTCTTCCTCATCTGGAAAAATTAGATGGTGAACCAATTATACGAACCGAAGACAATACATGCATTAATCAGACAATGTTAATTAAGAACGACGGTTCCTCTTCAAATTCGAAAATTCCTGAAGAAATGCCATAg